A stretch of Lactuca sativa cultivar Salinas chromosome 6, Lsat_Salinas_v11, whole genome shotgun sequence DNA encodes these proteins:
- the LOC111893125 gene encoding protein POLAR LOCALIZATION DURING ASYMMETRIC DIVISION AND REDISTRIBUTION: MWQVLLGAAIAGSGYFAKQLLHKNDDKPTNYSPLNLDLPIENAESETSILEEDASSIFRFSSTSHGSKNPRKKLGRGGGIKGARGNHERKSGFEKKIGDGLVDDQRKNGKKFTVCLKKRRIGRNASAKCDSFDVKDKSSFGWGVGVGIMYMMSAGKAEIDKLNTAVDETAKVVQELKNEIFKRKSSRNSEIKRTLNQKLVDIKWDQSVLEKSPMENNDIESYNFPATDDAISMITEEPHQEVTEMDQLEAELESELLKLHISKSQDHDLESNQSGGVIPYELDQKLCHLLIEQQESQIVDLESELHFTNSKLLEKESELQALKDCVKRLTEFSLTCPSDEEREGQIDEAHNKLINGNGRSMVGIKRAIDFD, encoded by the exons ATGTGGCAAGTCTTGTTAGGTGCAGCAATAGCAGGATCTGGGTATTTCGCTAAACAACTTCTCCACAAAAACGACGACAAACCCACGAATTATTCACCGCTAAACCTTGATTTACCTATCGAGAATGCTGAATCAGAAACTTCAATTTTGGAAGAAGATGCATCATCGATTTTTAGGTTTTCCAGTACTTCACATGGGTCAAAGAATCCTCGGAAGAAATTGGGTCGTGGTGGCGGGATTAAAGGTGCTAGAGGAAACCATGAAAGAAAATCTGGGTTTGAGAAGAAAATTGGTGATGGATTAGTTGACGATCAGAGAAAGAATGGGAAGAAATTTACAGTCTGTTTGAAGAAAAGGCGTATCGGAAGAAATGCTTCTGCTAAATGTGATTCGTTTGATGTCAAAG ATAAATCATCATTCGGTTGGGGAGTTGGAGTTGGAATAATGTACATGATGTCAGCTGGAAAAGCCGAAATCGATAAACTAAACACAGCAGTAGACGAAACAGCTAAGGTCGTTCAAGAATTAAAAAACGAAatcttcaaaagaaaatcatcgcGTAATTCAGAAATCAAAAGAACCCTAAATCAGAAATTAGTAGATATCAAATGGGATCAATCTGTTCTCGAGAAATCACCCATGGAGAACAACGATATTGAATCATACAATTTTCCGGCGACTGATGATGCAATTAGCATGATCACGGAAGAACCACATCAAGAGGTAACAGAAATGGATCAATTAGAAGCGGAGCTTGAATCTGAGCTTTTAAAACTTCATATCTCTAAATCACAAGATCATGATTTGGAATCTAATCAAAGCGGTGGTGTAATCCCATACGAACTTGATCAGAAATTATGCCATCTGCTAATCGAACAACAGGAAAGTCAAATTGTTGACTTGGAATCGGAATTGCATTTTACGAATTCcaagcttttggagaaggaatcGGAGCTTCAAGCTTTGAAGGATTGCGTTAAACGTCTCACTGAGTTTTCTCTGACGTGTCCCTCAG ATGAAGAAAGAGAAGGCCAGATCGATGAAGCTCATAACAAGTTGATTAATGGGAATGGAAGATCAATGGTTGGGATCAAAAGAGCAATAGACTTCGATTGA
- the LOC111893072 gene encoding lipid phosphate phosphatase gamma — MSNQLKAITLTHVRYFKGDQLGCFLAWISLVPVFISLGGFVSHFLFRRELQGMFFALGLTISQFINEVIKTNVQQARPETCVLLEMCDSHGWPSSHSQYMFFFATYLTLLTYKKFGILFRKQMLLVALVIWPLALLTMYSRVYLGYHTVAQVFAGAGLGIFLGGLWFWVVNSILRGFFPVIEESFFGRWFYVKDTSHIPNLLKFEYENAIAARRHSSYKRAD; from the coding sequence ATGTCAAACCAACTGAAAGCGATCACCCTAACCCATGTCCGTTACTTTAAAGGAGATCAATTAGGTTGTTTCTTAGCATGGATTTCACTAGTTCCAGTGTTCATCAGCCTCGGTGGCTTTGTCTCTCACTTCCTCTTCCGTCGAGAGCTCCAAGGTATGTTCTTCGCTTTAGGGTTAACAATTTCCCAATTCATCAACGAAGTGATCAAAACCAACGTCCAACAAGCCCGGCCGGAGACCTGCGTGCTGCTTGAAATGTGCGATTCCCACGGTTGGCCTTCGAGTCATTCCCAGTACATGTTCTTCTTCGCAACATATTTGACTCTGCTGACTTACAAAAAGTTCGGGATTTTGTTTAGAAAGCAGATGTTGTTAGTAGCTCTTGTGATCTGGCCATTGGCGTTGCTTACGATGTATTCTAGGGTTTATTTGGGGTACCATACAGTCGCCCAGGTGTTCGCCGGTGCTGGACTTGGGATCTTTCTTGGTGGGTTGTGGTTTTGGGTGGTTAATTCGATTCTCAGAGGGTTTTTTCCGGTGATCGAGGAGAGTTTTTTTGGTAGGTGGTTTTATGTTAAGGATACTTCACATATACCAAATTTGTTGAAATTTGAATACGAGAATGCTATAGCTGCAAGAAGACATTCATCTTATAAGCGTGCAGATTGA